atatgttgttcttcCTAATGCTGTCTATATTCTAAATGATggagattagaaaaaaaaaaacactctataTAAAAGTTGTGCTTCTCGCACAGTAGGTTTGCAAGTTTGAGGTTAGTTTGGATAAATCCATATTTCTggaaatttcaccatttgatgaagttgatatttggatatgttatactCATAATAATGCATAATAACTTGACTATATGGATTGTGTGGAATATTATTCATTTGCAATTTGTGGTTTATTGAAACtgttgtcaaaattggttttgtgtgaatttaatgaaattaacatGAAAAGAGTGAAGGAACTCTTGGTTCCTTAAGGCTATGCTTTCGGTCAATTATGCATCAAAgagggaagattgaaataaataagataaattggctcttaaaactatatttttgacACTCTTAAACAATATATGATATGGCTAGGGGTTGAGATAGAAGAGATGTGTAAGGTTGATGAATCAGGACAAATTTGTCTCTTGACTTTCGGTGAAATTTTGGGTAGGaggatgagggaattaggatCGGATTCCTTCATAGAACTCATAGATTTGGATGTTAGCTAACCAAGGAAATTGATCTTGCTCAATTTAGAgatgtagaactccagttatgggtAACCAACATAGACTGAGTCGTGACTGATTCTGTAGGGCAGTAGAACTGAtgtgttgatgagcaattttgactgtcttggaggtagaactgggttctccttccttcagagaacttgtagcctcatgtcttagctttacAACAAGAtcaatctcacttaaaatggagttctagaactctagatataataaaaaaaatctgataagTGTTCAAACAACAACGATTGGACAGCTATCATTGGACAACAACAATTCAAATAGCAACGGTTGGACAACAACCATTAGACGGTAACAATTTAATGTCTAGACAATAAAAGTTAGACAATAAGattccaatgtttgttgatgagcgaTTTTGACTATTTTAGAGGCAgcactgggttctccttcctttagagaacttgtagcctcgtgtcttagctttccaacaagaccaatctcgcttgaaatgaagttctataacttGAGATATAGTTGAAAATCTAAAGAGAGGTCAGACATTAACAGTCCAATGTCCAGAcagtaacaatttaaatttaaagaaatgaatgataaCTATAAGTGGATAAAGGATGACAACATTGATAGCTGCAATgagaaaaatgtaaaatataaagaaataaatgattaaaagaAAGATCTATTAGCtattgatatgattattataaaacatatccttgaatgaggaaaatttatgagatgagCCTGTGATTGCAGGAAGGACCATCGGTGTGGTGCAATAGCAGCAACAGGGGAGCATAAGTAGAGATTCTACTGCTGGTAGGTGACTTTCATTGTAATAGTCCGAACTGTACGACtcaatcaatgttaaaagatcacaacatatcctctttattttagggtgaaatttttattttttattgtttcaaaaaTTCGGCAGAGTTTCTTTTGTATTTAGGACATCTCAAGTTATTGACTACTATCAATTTACTTAATCAACCCATCATCACTAGGTCCTATAATTCCAGACCTTATATCAACCCTCATAATcccacacaatatatatatcctacGAGTAAGATCAATATGAACATAGTCGAAACatcatttcataaaatttaaaagaaaaggaatactaaCATGCAAAGAAAGTATTTACAACATAATAAGTGCTCCTAAATACTTCAAAAGGGTTAGttacaagataactaaaatactaaatgctaagctgaacttttataaatacatcaaggtttacacaaaagtatactacataaacacgttaattcccttttgtttaagttaaatatttacataagcttcACAAAATAGAGTCCTAAAATGATCTTCCTGGATGTTTGATGGACTTGTTACATAACTAAATataccattatgttgataaagaatatatgtatGCTCATGTAATAAATACAAATGAAGTATTAACTTTCTATCGAACCATAAGAATTCTAATAGAGAACTTATATTTTACTTGTAACTCTTTTTAACCCAATTAACACTCATTTGTATGTTCTTaattgaataatcttatttacttgcatAAAATGGGTGACCTTGCAAGGTCTAATCTTGTAATCCATTTCTCGGCgatcctatcacggatgccactagccgaagctaatcttgtaaatcaTCTCCCAGCAATCCTATCACGAATGCTagtagccgaagctaatctttgTAGTTCATAtcccggcaatcctatcacggatgccattagccgaagctaatctttgTAGTTCATATCCCGGCAATCCTatcatggatgccattagccgaagctaatcttgtaaatcaTATCCCGACAATCCTATcacagatgccattagctgaagctaatcttgtaatttcgctagattttatttatattgaacatgacatttattataattacattCATCAAacgaattttaaattatataagtgcAAATAGGAAGAAAATCACGCACCTGCTTCGCTTGTCTTGTGACCTCCCCTAACAGAAGATCCAATCCTGATTGCTCGTCCTGAATCACaaggaaggttttttttttttgttatgattccttcaagccgatattatagagaattcatattcatccattactcctatgttactttctatgcatgttcatttcctcataataacatacatacatatatcatgcatatttttagagttagtatctcaatgtgtAAGCGTTTgtatgactcaattcttttatattcttatttatagtattcacgtgaaagtctattgttactgtccaatttccaattGTTACTGTGAACCGTTattgtctgactttgaactgttactatccaattttcaactattactgtctgactttgaaccgTTACTGTTTGACTTTCAACCattactgtctgactttgaaccgTTACTGTCCAAACACTCATCAGGTtcttaactatatctaaagttctaaaacttcattttaagtgagatttatctcgttagaaagctaagacacgaggctaccaGTTTTCtgaggaaggagaacccagttttgcctccaagatagtcaaaatttctcatcaactaATCAGTCCTGCTGCCCTACATAATCAGTCACGACTCAGTTTcggttggtaacccataactAGAGTTCTACATCTCCAAATTAAGCAAGGCCAGTTTCCTTGGTTAGCTAACATTCAAATCTACAATTTATTTGAGGAATCCAatcctaattccctcatcctCCTATCCAAAATCTCACTGAAAGTCAGGAGACAAGTCTGTCTAGAGTTGTCTCCCCCTCCCTTTCacacaatactttcataaactacataccacacacataaattaacttaatctcaacaataagtatttttttccccaagttatgtctaagaaccctaacctatGATTCAATATTAAGGCATCAATTCTTTAtcgaatttaaaaatgatttttttaaatcatgtttagaataccttacccggtacaaattaagatcttgatcttcaaccaattgaagattttcaactccctcctttcttttcttcttgtttaatttcttggtaatcatttgctctcaagtgtttatcccatctataagctttaaatcttggatgggttATTGAAATGTTAgcgtttctctcttgatttctcaaGAATGGGTATAAAACTCCCTATCCTCTCTCCTTATGGTTCCTAcagattttgttttggtgtgGAGAGAGTgtttatactctatattttcccttatttgcatttaggccccccttttcctttaaatgttttttttttaaatccaaccctcaacaGTACCGGGTGCATTATAATATCTCGAATTATTTCACCTGGAAATTCATATTCAAAAATTTTTGaattcctatttttttatttaaccatatgcatgaatttttGTCTCATTTGAGTGATGTATCTTTATCAGTCTTACCTCAAGCGTTAAGTCTTCTTTTACCTCTACTGGCACTTGAGGTAACACTCTCGAAGGATCTACATCGGCCAACCTTGGCCGATACGTTTTTGGATTTCAAATGGTCCAATGAACCTTGGGGTTAACTTTCCCTTCATGTCGAATCTCAGCATGTGCTTCCATGGTGCTACCTTCAGAAATAATTTATCTCCAGGACAAAATTCAAGTGGTCTTCTTCGAATATCTGCATACTTCTTATGTCTATCCTGAGCTGCCTTCATTTGATCCTTAATAATCCTCACTTTTTCAGTAGTGATTTGCACTAATTCTGCCCCATACAGCTTTTTGTCCCCAACTTCTTCCCAACACAAGGGTGTCCTACACTTTCTGCCATAAAGAGCTTCAAATGGGGCCATTCCATTTTTTGTCTGATAactattgttatacgtgaaTTCTACTAGTGACAAGTGCTCCTCCCAGTTTCCACCAAATTCCAAAGCACATGCTCTTAGTAAATCTTCTAAGATCTGAATAACTCTCTCAGATTGGCCATCAGTCTGCGGATGAAAGGCAATACTGATACTCAAATTTGCTCCCAAAGCATGTTGTATGCTCAGCCAAATATGTGAGGTAAATCTTGGGTCTCGGTCTTAAACAATTGATGTTGGAACTCTATGAAGCCTTACAACTTCGTTCACATAAATCTTAGCCAACTTGTCAACTGGATCTATCATCTTTACTGGTAGGAAAAGGGAAGACTTAGTTAGTTGATCCACAATGACCCAGATTGCATCATTTCCCTTCTTTCCTCTAGGTAGTCCTGACAAAAAATCCATtgtgatcatctcccacttccacTCAGGGACTGGTAGTGGTTGTAGTAGCCTTACCAGTTTTTGGTGTTCTACTTTTACTTGTTGGCAAATACTATATTTTTCCACGTAACTAGCCACTTCTTTTCTCATATTTGGCCACCAATAGTACTATTTCAGATCTTGGTACATCTTAGTACTACCTGGATATATAGTGAACTTAGACTTGTGAGCCTTTCATAGTAACTTTTGTTTGAGGGTTTTGTTGTCAGGCACATACATACGTCACCCCAACATCACTATTCCGTCATCACCCATTCGGAAAAGAGTTTCATCCCCCGATTCCAGTTTGATTCTTACTTTTAACAACTCATCATTAAGATGTTGTGCCTCTAATATTTGCTCTTGATATCCCGACTTCACCCTTAGTTGAGCCATTAAGGAACCTTCCGGACTAACACTTAATACTGCTCCCAATCTCTTTAGTCCAATCATGGTTTCCTCATTCCAAGTCGTTGGTCCACCCCTAATTGCCTTGTTTTTATGGCTGAGAGCATCCGTGACTACATTCACTTTTCCTAGATCATAATCTATAATACAGTCgtaatctttaattaattctacCCATCTCCATTGTGGCATATTCAACTCCTTCTATGACATTATATATTTAAGGCTCTTGTGATCCGTGAAAATTTGAACCCGGGATCTGTATAAGTAGTGCCTCCATACTCGTAAAGCAAAAACTACTGCTGTCAATTCTAAGTCATGAACTGGGTAGTTGACTTCATGAGTCTTCAGTTATCTCAATGCATAAGCAACTACTTTTCCATGCTGCATTAGAGCACAACCCAGTCCTTTTCTTGAAGCATCACTATAGACTACAAAGCCTTCTGTTCCAGATGGAAGGATTAGTACGGGGGCAATAGTAAGTCTTCTCTTCAATTCCTAAAAGCTCTCATCGCACTCCTTTGAACACTCTCATCCCATGTTCTTCTTGGTGAGTCATGTCAATGGAGTTGCTATCGTTGAAAACCCTTCAATAAATCTTCTATAAAACCCTGCCAATCTGAGAAAACTATGAATTTCAGTTACCGTAGTAGGCCTTTCCTATCTCAAAACTGCTTCCACCTTCTAAGGGTCCACAAAAATGCCTTTTGAAGACACCATATGCCCTAAAAAGGTAACTTTTAACCAGAAGTCACATTTATACAACTTAGCATATAATTGGTGGCTCCTCAGAGTTTGTAGTGTCTATTTCAGGTGTTGTTCATGCTCCTTATAGGATTTGGAGTAAACCAAGATGTCATCGATGAATACGACAACAAACTTATCAAGGTATGGTTGGAATACTCGGttcattaaatccataaaaaatgcTGGAGCATTAGTTAATCCAAAGGGTAGCACTAAGAACTTAAAGTGTCCGTAGCGAGTTCTGAAGGTAGTTTTTGGCACATCTTGCCCCTTGATTCGCATTTGGTAGTATCCTGATCTTAAATGAATCTTTGAGAATACTTTGGCACCCTTCAACTGATCGAAGAAATCATATATCCACGAAAGTGGATATCTGTTTTTTACCGTCACTTTATTCAGTTGACGATAATCTATGCAAAGCCTCAACgttccatctttcttcttcacaaataATACAGGTGCCCCCCAAGGTGAGTTGCTTGGTcgtatgaaccctttgtctaaCAGCTCCTgcaattgaattttcaattCATCCAATTCTTTTGGGGCCATTCTATACGGTGGTTGGGCTATAGGAGACACCCCAGGCAATATATCTATGGTGACTTCAACTTCTCTTTCTAAGGGTAGTCCTGGCAATTCTTCCGGAAATTCCCTCACAATTGGAATGTTAAACAATCCTATTTTACCCTTTTCTGATTTATCACATAGGCAAGGTATGTTGTACAACCTTTCTTTAGTAGTTTTCTCGCAACCATACCCGGgatcatatttttaaagttagaaATTCTCTCCCCCTTAAAGACCATTGTTTCACTCTTAGCCCCTTGGAAGGTTACCATTTTTGTAAAGCAGTCTAGATGAGCCTTATTTTTGCCCAACCAATTCATACCTagaattatatcaaaatcacTTAATTCTAGGGGTATTAAATTTGCTTATAGTTCACACCCATTAATGTTAATTCCCACCTCTTCAAATACAACATTTGTTTCCACAGTTTCACCTAAAGGTGTCCCAATAATAAATCCTTTTTCtaccctttttgtttctttacttaATTTGGCTACACTTTTATTTGCAATAAAGAAGTGAGTGGCACCAGAATCAAACAAGACATGCATTTGATAATCATTCATTTGCAGCATACCTGCCACCACGTCTGATGCTGCTCTGATATCCTCCTAGGTCATATGGAAAACCCTTCCTTGATCCCTTTAATTTTTCACTTTGGGTCGTCCCCTATTTGAGTTACCTCCTAACTGAGTCGACCTTTCCGGTCTATTTACTGTGATGGACTATTGATGACTCTGGCTTTGTTGCCTATGTATCTGAGGTTGTTCAGTGCTTAAATGGGGGCATTCCCTTTTAAAGTGACGCTTCTCACCACAATGATGGCATCCTCTTTCCAAGTACCGACAGGTTTTTCACTTATGACCTTCTCCTCGACATATATAGCATCATCCAGGAGAAACCATACAACTCCCAGGATGTCTTTGTTCATACTGAGCACATCGAGGGTAGACAATTTCCTTCTGATCATTATGCCCCCTTATAGCTATAGCCCTAGAGCGAGTCTAACCACTTCTCGACCTCCCACCAATATCCTGTCGGAAGTTGGTTGACGTCTCCCCTTTCTTTTTGAATTGAAGGAACTGTTCGCCTCTACCTTTCTTTGGAAGTGGCAGCCATCCTAAAAATTCCATATCCTTTCATTTTCCTGCACCCCATGACTCTGTTGGCCATCTTCCATACAAACCTCCAAGGCTTGTGCTGATTCAATTAGTTCTCTTACTGTCCTGAATTGCAAAGCAATCAACCCTTGCTTCAATTCTTGTCTGAAGCCGTCCCTTAACTTTTCTAtcatgtgttgttttgatgGGAAATAATGTGGTGTGAATAGTGAGAGGTCATGAAATCGTCTCTCATACTCAAGTACTGACATTCCCTCCTGTCTCAAGGCTAGGAATTCATGTTCTTTCATCTTCCGATGATATTTGGAGTAATATTGATTCTCTATCTTGAAATCATCCCAGGATAGGGTTTCTATAGCCCTCCTCAACTAAATTGTCTCCCACCAAGTCATAGCACCTTCTGATAGTAATTGAGTACCACAATCTACCCGCAGATCATGTGGTATCTTAATTTGAACCATGGTTTTCTCCACCTTTCTAATCCACCTTCCCGCCACTTCAGCATTTTGCTCACCTGAGTAGGGTTCACAACCCATTTCTCTCATACTTTTCACCAAACGAACTAGTTGTACCACGTCATTAGTAGCTGTAGCTACTTCTAAAATGGTTGGTATGATGGGTGCAGGTGGGAGTGTTAGCATAGGAGTGGCAGCATTAGCCATACCTTCCATTACTTCTTTAACTAGCTGGGCCAAGAGCATCGGATTAACATAAGAAACAAATGGCCCTACAGGTGTAGTTTAAGGGGCTCCTCTACTCTTCCCCATGGGGCTGACATGGTCGGCCGAACATCCCCAGTTTTTCTTGGTGTCTGTCTAATTTGAGGCCCCGACGATTCTTCATGCCCTACTTGAGTCGATACTATCGGTACATGTAAGGCAATATCTTCCAAAGGGCTCTCTTCTTGCCCCTCGGAAAAATCTATATTTCTATTCCCCCTCCCTGCAGAGGAGAGATCTGTTATAATCTCTTGATGGGTATGTACCATCCTACAATAAATTAATGAACATCAACAacctcttttgatttctttccaaAACCTATactaaggctctgataccaactataACAGTCCGAACTGTACGACtcaatcaatgttaaaagatcacaacatatcctctttatttaagggtgaattttttttccctcaaatcCAACCCTCAACAATATTGGGTTCATTATAATGTCTCAAATTATTTCACCcggaaattcaaattcaaaaatttctgaattcctatttttttatttaaccatatgcatgaatttcttcacttttatttatttttttttttcttggggttTCCATTcacctttctttttaataatgttgaataatgaaatactttatcatgaatgttaccATATTGTGTTAATTTAGATATTAGATTGCCAAATGCTTAAGTGTTGACAAAtagttgattagcttcggctaatggcatgtGAAGGGAAGACCTCAAATAATGaaatactttatcatgaatgttaccgtattgtgttaattcagatatcagattgccaaatgcttaaatgttgataaatggttgattagcttcaaCTAATGGTATCTGAGGGGATGACCTCGAATACTGGaatactttatcatgaatgttacTGTATTGTGTTAATTCAAATATCAGATTGCCAgatgcttaaatgttgacaaatggttgattagtTTCGGTTAATGGCATTTGAAAAGATGACTgggacaaacgattgattagctttggctaatgctaaatggatgaccgggacaaacgattgattagcttcggctaatgccatccgaatggatgaccgagataaatggatgattagcttcgactgaTAGCATTCGAAGTGGATGGCCAAATGAGGGAACGATTAACCTCAGCAAATGATGCTTTGGTCGGATTTAAGATTATGGCTGATTGCAAGAATTTGTGCATCTATATATACTACAAGTTGTTTATACTAGAAACATGAAGGAACTAAAAATGTCACGCTTCAAACATGagataatgttaatgcttcatgAAATTGCTATATCGTttcttatcattattattatttagtaattgcattcttgtaaatgtttttttactgtAGAAGGGATGTCACACCAATAAGGTGCCTAGGAAACTCAATACACGGGAACCTAATTTTAGAAGGAATCATGTAATTGCATTCTAAATCaagatgtattttttatgaatcaatATACGGAATTGTATAActattattagatccttt
This genomic interval from Populus alba chromosome 1, ASM523922v2, whole genome shotgun sequence contains the following:
- the LOC140955261 gene encoding uncharacterized protein — encoded protein: MEGMANAATPMLTLPPAPIIPTILEVATATNDVVQLVRLVKSMREMGCEPYSGEQNAEVAGRWIRKVEKTMVQIKIPHDLRVDCGTQLLSEEKGKIGLFNIPIVREFPEELPGLPLEREVEVTIDILPGVSPIAQPPYRMAPKELDELKIQLQELLDKGFIRPSNSPWGAPVLFVKKKDGTLRLCIDYRQLNKVTVKNRYPLSWIYDFFDQLKGAKVFSKIHLRSGYYQMRIKGQDVPKTTFRTRYGHFKFLVLPFGLTNAPAFFMDLMNRVFQPYLDKAYGVFKRHFCGPLEGGSSFEIGKAYYDYDLGKVNVVTDALSHKNKAIRGGPTTWNEETMIGLKRLGAVLSVSPEGSLMAQLRVKSGYQEQILEAQHLNDELLKVRIKLESGDETLFRMGLPRGKKGNDAIWVIVDQLTKSSLFLPVKMIDPVDKLAKIYVNEVTDGQSERVIQILEDLLRACALEFGGNWEEHLSLVEFTYNNSYQTKNGMAPFEALYGRKCRTPLCWEEVGDKKLYGAELVQITTEKVRIIKDQMKAAQDRHKKYADIRRRPLEFCPGDKLFLKVAPWKHMLRFDMKGKLTPRFIGPFEIQKRIGQGWPM